In the Williamwhitmania sp. genome, one interval contains:
- a CDS encoding sodium-translocating pyrophosphatase, whose amino-acid sequence MKKGLLLGLMGTLLFPLAASASEADLKIPELSAGQNHLLMIGILVCILGFVFGIYQFLKVRRIKAHSSMLEVGQIIFETCKTYLLQQGKFLILLFTFIALFISFYFGGLQSTSFGGVMLILMWTVIGVLGSYGVAWFGIRMNTLANSRMAFASLERKPLKLLNIPLDAGMSIGVVLISVELIMMLTILIFVPREYAGASFIGFAIGESLGASALRIAGGIFTKIADIGSDLMKIAFNIKEDDPRNPGVIADCTGDNAGDSVGPTADGFETYGVTGVALISFIVLSVTSIQYQTELLTWIFAMRILMIGTSIFSFWINRYISNLRYSTKDDIDFERPLTNLIWITSIMSILVTYAISYILIGPGTVLGTDDSSLWLVLSSIISCGTLGAALIPEFTKIFTSPKSKHVNEVVQASREGGASLNILSGLVAGNFSAFWMGMVFFVLMFLAYFFSQFGLHAIMGYETIFAFGLVAFGFLGMGPVTIAVDSYGPVTDNAQSVYELSLIEGRPNVAAEIEKDFGFKPDFEKAKHYLEANDGAGNTFKATAKPVLIGTAVVGATTMIFSLILVIKNTLGIQPEMVLNLLNPWSILGFIAGGAVIYWFTGASIQAVSTGAYRAVEYIKQHINLDPGASASASTENSKEVVKICTQYAQKGMINIFIAIFSFAIAFSFMSAPSGTGDPVKAASVSLFISYLISIAVFGLFQAIFMANAGGAWDNAKKVVEVDLQEKGTPLHEATVVGDTVGDPFKDTSSVSLNPIIKFTTLFGLLAMEIAISERFRDIAPYVGVIFLIIALVFVWRSFYSMRIPKK is encoded by the coding sequence ATGAAAAAAGGATTACTGCTTGGCCTAATGGGGACCCTACTCTTTCCCTTGGCTGCATCTGCCAGTGAGGCCGACCTAAAGATCCCCGAGCTGAGTGCAGGGCAAAACCATCTCTTAATGATCGGCATTCTGGTGTGCATTCTTGGTTTTGTCTTCGGAATATACCAGTTTTTGAAAGTAAGAAGAATAAAGGCACACTCTTCAATGCTTGAAGTTGGCCAAATTATCTTCGAAACCTGCAAAACCTATCTTTTGCAGCAGGGCAAGTTTTTAATTCTTCTTTTCACCTTTATTGCCCTATTTATTTCGTTCTACTTTGGAGGGCTCCAGAGCACCTCATTTGGAGGTGTAATGCTCATCCTCATGTGGACGGTAATTGGGGTATTGGGCTCCTATGGTGTTGCATGGTTTGGAATTCGCATGAATACCCTCGCCAACAGCCGCATGGCCTTCGCCTCCCTCGAGCGCAAACCACTCAAACTCCTCAACATTCCGTTGGATGCAGGTATGAGCATTGGTGTGGTGCTCATTTCGGTGGAGCTCATTATGATGCTTACCATACTGATATTTGTTCCTCGGGAGTATGCCGGTGCCAGCTTTATTGGCTTTGCCATTGGTGAATCGCTTGGAGCCAGCGCCCTTCGTATTGCAGGAGGTATCTTCACCAAGATTGCTGATATTGGTTCGGACCTGATGAAGATTGCCTTCAACATTAAGGAGGACGACCCGCGCAACCCCGGCGTTATTGCCGACTGCACTGGTGACAATGCTGGTGACAGCGTTGGACCAACCGCCGATGGTTTTGAAACCTATGGTGTTACCGGCGTAGCTCTCATCTCCTTCATCGTTCTTTCGGTTACCAGCATTCAATACCAAACGGAGCTGCTCACCTGGATCTTCGCCATGCGTATCCTCATGATTGGCACCTCCATTTTTTCGTTCTGGATTAACAGATACATCAGCAACCTCCGCTATAGCACCAAGGATGATATCGACTTTGAGCGACCACTCACCAACCTCATTTGGATCACCTCCATTATGTCTATCCTAGTTACTTACGCCATCAGCTACATTCTAATTGGTCCAGGAACTGTTCTTGGAACCGATGATTCCAGCTTATGGCTCGTACTCTCCTCGATCATCAGCTGTGGAACATTAGGTGCTGCGCTTATTCCGGAGTTCACCAAAATTTTCACCAGTCCAAAGTCGAAGCACGTGAACGAGGTTGTTCAAGCTTCCCGCGAAGGTGGAGCATCTCTCAACATTCTCTCGGGTTTGGTTGCCGGTAACTTCAGCGCCTTCTGGATGGGCATGGTATTCTTTGTGCTTATGTTCCTAGCCTACTTCTTTAGCCAATTTGGTCTACATGCCATTATGGGCTACGAAACCATCTTTGCATTTGGTTTAGTGGCCTTCGGATTCTTGGGCATGGGACCAGTTACAATTGCAGTAGATAGCTACGGACCGGTTACCGATAATGCACAATCGGTGTATGAACTTTCGCTCATTGAGGGAAGACCAAATGTTGCTGCCGAAATTGAAAAGGATTTTGGGTTTAAACCCGATTTTGAAAAGGCAAAGCACTACCTCGAAGCCAACGATGGTGCCGGGAATACCTTTAAGGCAACCGCTAAGCCTGTTCTTATCGGAACGGCGGTTGTAGGTGCCACCACCATGATATTCTCGCTAATTCTGGTGATCAAAAACACCCTTGGTATTCAGCCCGAGATGGTGCTTAACCTGCTCAATCCATGGTCGATCCTTGGATTTATTGCCGGTGGTGCAGTTATTTACTGGTTTACCGGTGCATCAATCCAGGCCGTTTCTACCGGAGCTTACCGTGCCGTAGAGTATATTAAGCAGCACATTAACCTCGATCCCGGAGCCAGCGCATCGGCCAGCACCGAGAACTCCAAGGAGGTGGTGAAGATCTGCACCCAGTATGCGCAAAAGGGGATGATCAACATCTTTATTGCCATATTCTCGTTTGCCATTGCCTTCTCGTTTATGTCGGCTCCTTCCGGAACGGGTGATCCGGTTAAGGCAGCATCGGTATCTCTATTCATCAGCTACCTCATCTCCATTGCCGTATTTGGATTGTTCCAGGCCATCTTTATGGCTAACGCTGGTGGTGCCTGGGATAATGCCAAGAAGGTGGTAGAGGTAGACCTTCAGGAGAAGGGAACCCCTCTCCATGAGGCAACCGTTGTAGGCGATACCGTTGGTGACCCATTTAAGGACACCTCCTCCGTTTCGCTCAACCCCATTATCAAGTTCACCACGCTGTTTGGTCTGCTTGCCATGGAGATTGCCATTTCGGAGCGCTTCCGCGACATTGCTCCATACGTAGGCGTAATATTCCTAATTATCGCGCTGGTATTTGTGTGGAGGTCGTTCTACAGCATGCGAATTCCTAAAAAGTAA
- a CDS encoding AcvB/VirJ family lysyl-phosphatidylglycerol hydrolase, which yields MKRYLALIAFVFITISGYAWSKADTLVYKPFGRVVVLNPGANPAGVAIIISDKGGWTSEMDAIAKRITDQHLMVVCVDLRHLMTLFVESKSKCLYPASDFENLSIYIQKKFGLKTYHKPILIGREAGATLTYALIAQAPANTFKGGVALGFSSTIDLNKKFCRGSGLQSLLNAKHSKVSVMASAKLLAPFVVIPFGKEKDGEIAACQKFFKGMENADVSVPEKVGEVMDWEKVLLSSVQRIQAAKPFGGSVQPSEPNIAASEIADLPFLETDATKGSSPLMALLISGDGGWTDFDQSLANELASRGIPSVGLDTQKYFWEKKTPEETAAAAEKLLLFFSKKFGREKILLMGYSFGADVVPFVANRLSPSLKSRLVMVAMLSPDDKTDFEVTISSMLNLDMESGYDVAPEVKKMSYVPKICIYGSDEDEEQDQELFRKLGAQILILKGGHHYGDSYKEIISAVLAPLKIR from the coding sequence ATGAAGAGGTATTTAGCACTTATCGCCTTTGTTTTTATAACAATTTCGGGTTATGCTTGGAGTAAAGCCGATACACTTGTTTATAAGCCATTTGGAAGAGTTGTAGTGTTGAATCCTGGTGCAAATCCCGCGGGCGTTGCCATAATTATTTCGGATAAGGGTGGATGGACAAGTGAAATGGATGCAATTGCCAAACGGATAACCGACCAGCACTTAATGGTGGTGTGCGTTGACCTGCGCCACCTGATGACGCTATTTGTGGAGTCGAAGAGCAAATGTCTCTATCCTGCATCAGACTTTGAAAATCTGAGCATATACATTCAGAAAAAGTTTGGATTAAAAACGTATCATAAGCCAATTTTGATTGGAAGGGAGGCGGGTGCTACGCTAACTTATGCATTAATAGCCCAGGCTCCAGCCAATACATTCAAGGGTGGTGTTGCGCTAGGTTTTTCTTCCACCATTGATCTTAACAAGAAGTTTTGTAGAGGATCGGGACTACAATCGTTGCTGAATGCAAAGCATAGCAAAGTATCGGTGATGGCCTCTGCAAAGTTGCTGGCACCTTTTGTGGTGATCCCTTTTGGGAAGGAGAAGGATGGAGAAATTGCGGCGTGTCAAAAGTTCTTTAAGGGTATGGAAAACGCCGATGTGAGCGTTCCCGAAAAGGTTGGCGAAGTAATGGATTGGGAAAAGGTGCTGCTCAGCTCAGTTCAGCGTATTCAAGCGGCAAAACCCTTTGGTGGTTCAGTGCAGCCATCCGAGCCGAACATTGCTGCCTCGGAGATTGCCGATCTTCCATTCTTGGAAACAGATGCTACTAAGGGGAGTAGCCCTTTGATGGCCTTGCTTATTTCTGGCGATGGCGGCTGGACCGATTTTGACCAATCGCTGGCCAACGAGCTGGCTAGTCGTGGAATTCCATCGGTTGGGCTTGATACGCAGAAGTATTTTTGGGAGAAGAAAACACCGGAGGAGACGGCTGCTGCCGCAGAAAAATTGCTGCTGTTCTTCTCCAAAAAGTTTGGGCGCGAAAAGATTTTGCTCATGGGTTACTCCTTTGGGGCAGATGTAGTTCCATTTGTGGCTAATCGGCTTTCGCCAAGTTTAAAAAGCAGGTTAGTTATGGTGGCCATGCTCTCCCCTGACGATAAAACCGATTTTGAGGTTACCATCAGCAGCATGCTCAACCTCGATATGGAGAGTGGTTACGATGTGGCGCCTGAGGTGAAGAAGATGAGCTATGTGCCAAAGATATGCATATACGGCTCCGACGAAGATGAGGAGCAGGATCAGGAGCTGTTTCGTAAACTGGGTGCACAGATCTTGATTCTGAAGGGAGGCCATCACTATGGCGATAGCTACAAAGAGATTATCTCCGCCGTTCTCGCTCCACTAAAAATCAGGTAG
- a CDS encoding phosphatidylglycerol lysyltransferase domain-containing protein: protein MQHSHVLKRLTAQLGFQKLISENRKMLIQFIIAAFFLSVAIYFFLHQGAEFQNIKSALTNASASWVLLGLVITLTYVLLQALMYVFSFRSLGCKIGFRNAILLFLKRNFISIFLPAGGISSLAFFTKPIEKQNISKTQIHIASSIYAIVGIVSVILVAIPSLLYLAITKNLSSGEVYAFTGIVAFVALLYWIFRSAIKGRVVYRIIVRFSPQFASVIEEVQAQSFKVKSFILTIITSVFIEFCGIGHLWIAMKALGFVGSWEAAIIGYIVSILFLLLSPFLRGLGAIELSLAFILTRFGFSTMEAVSITFLYRFFEFWLPLIGGALSFVLVRNSLVLRVVPSLLTFFLGVINIVSAVTPAIPERFALIRDFLPMSAINASVYFTLASGIFLLATSAFLLKGLRITWNVAMVLAIVSIAANLTKAIDYEEAMFAMLLVLSLWLTRKQYYVRSNPSLRILGVKTALFSAAVVMLYGIVGFYYLDKKHFHHDFSLSQSAYYTVQGFFLQNPPDLIAHDKFARNFLLSINFAGISSIAFLVYTLFRPYVFRDEKEEEALSRATGMVHRFGNSSLDYFKYSTDKLFYFTTSVDGFIAYRITGNYAVVLENPVCQSREDMKMAVHEFDRFCYQNGLMPLFYRVPEEYLETYRSIHKKAMLIGQEAVVALDEFTIEGRSRRSMRSAINRMNDAGWSFKVYQPPLKAGLMQKLKAVSDDWLADQGYTEMVFAQGKFNSDTLKNQTVVTIENAEEKVIAFANIIPDYVPEEATYDLIRRTSDAPDDTLEFLLVNLFFHFKDSGYKYVNMGLAPMSGLDRAKDISERTMRFAYEEIRVFSRYKGLRNFKEKFFPEWQNRYLVYEHGYDLLQSPVALSRVFKQ from the coding sequence ATGCAGCACAGCCATGTATTAAAGAGATTGACAGCCCAGCTTGGCTTTCAGAAGTTGATTTCTGAAAATCGAAAAATGCTCATTCAGTTTATCATTGCTGCATTTTTCCTTTCGGTGGCCATATACTTTTTCCTTCACCAGGGTGCGGAATTTCAGAATATCAAGAGTGCTCTAACCAACGCAAGTGCATCTTGGGTACTCCTAGGGCTGGTAATAACCTTGACCTATGTTTTGTTGCAGGCATTGATGTATGTCTTCAGTTTTCGATCGCTGGGCTGTAAAATTGGGTTTCGAAACGCCATACTTCTTTTCCTTAAACGAAATTTTATTAGCATTTTTTTGCCGGCAGGAGGTATCTCCTCGTTGGCCTTTTTTACCAAGCCCATTGAAAAGCAGAATATTTCTAAAACGCAGATTCACATTGCCTCGAGCATCTATGCTATCGTAGGAATTGTCTCCGTTATTTTAGTGGCTATTCCCAGCCTCCTCTACCTTGCTATTACTAAAAATCTTTCGAGCGGGGAGGTGTATGCATTTACTGGAATAGTCGCCTTTGTTGCCCTCTTATATTGGATTTTTCGATCGGCCATTAAGGGACGTGTGGTGTATCGAATCATTGTTCGGTTTAGTCCTCAGTTTGCGTCGGTTATTGAGGAGGTACAGGCTCAGTCGTTCAAGGTAAAGTCGTTTATCTTAACCATCATCACCTCTGTCTTTATTGAGTTTTGCGGAATAGGTCACCTATGGATTGCCATGAAGGCATTGGGTTTTGTAGGTAGCTGGGAGGCTGCAATAATCGGCTACATCGTATCCATACTTTTTCTCCTCCTCTCGCCATTTCTCCGAGGTCTTGGAGCCATAGAACTCTCGTTAGCTTTTATCCTCACCCGGTTTGGCTTTTCCACCATGGAGGCTGTTTCAATAACATTCCTTTACCGGTTCTTCGAGTTTTGGCTCCCGCTAATTGGAGGTGCCCTCAGCTTTGTGCTTGTTCGCAATAGTCTCGTTCTTCGAGTAGTACCATCGCTTCTAACTTTCTTTTTGGGTGTGATAAACATTGTGTCGGCTGTTACACCTGCCATTCCAGAGCGTTTTGCACTTATCCGAGATTTTTTACCCATGTCCGCCATCAATGCATCGGTTTACTTTACCCTTGCGTCCGGAATATTCTTGCTAGCCACCTCAGCCTTTCTGCTAAAGGGATTGCGCATAACTTGGAATGTGGCCATGGTGCTGGCCATCGTTTCCATTGCCGCCAACCTCACCAAGGCTATCGATTATGAGGAGGCAATGTTTGCCATGCTTCTTGTGCTGTCGCTGTGGTTAACCCGAAAGCAGTATTATGTTCGTAGCAATCCCTCGCTGCGAATTCTAGGAGTCAAGACAGCCCTGTTCTCGGCGGCGGTGGTTATGCTCTACGGAATTGTGGGATTCTACTACCTCGATAAGAAGCATTTTCATCATGATTTTAGTTTGAGCCAATCGGCTTACTATACCGTGCAGGGATTTTTTCTGCAAAACCCTCCCGACTTGATCGCCCATGATAAGTTTGCCAGAAACTTTCTTCTATCCATCAACTTTGCCGGTATTAGTTCAATTGCCTTTCTGGTTTATACCCTATTTCGCCCTTATGTGTTCAGGGATGAAAAGGAGGAAGAGGCACTGTCTCGGGCAACAGGTATGGTGCATCGCTTTGGAAATTCCTCACTTGACTACTTCAAATATTCAACCGATAAGCTTTTCTACTTTACCACTTCGGTTGATGGGTTTATTGCCTACCGCATTACCGGGAATTACGCCGTAGTGCTCGAAAATCCGGTGTGCCAATCAAGGGAGGATATGAAGATGGCCGTCCATGAGTTCGATAGGTTCTGCTACCAAAATGGACTTATGCCACTGTTTTATCGCGTGCCGGAGGAGTACTTGGAGACCTACCGGAGTATTCATAAAAAGGCCATGCTAATTGGGCAGGAGGCCGTGGTCGCACTGGATGAATTTACAATTGAAGGTCGATCGAGACGATCGATGAGGAGTGCAATTAATCGCATGAATGATGCAGGGTGGAGTTTCAAGGTGTATCAACCACCACTTAAGGCAGGACTAATGCAAAAGTTGAAGGCCGTATCGGACGACTGGCTTGCCGACCAAGGGTATACCGAAATGGTATTTGCCCAAGGAAAGTTTAACAGTGATACGTTGAAAAATCAAACCGTAGTGACCATCGAAAATGCAGAGGAGAAGGTTATCGCTTTTGCCAATATTATCCCTGATTATGTTCCAGAAGAAGCAACCTATGACCTAATCCGCAGGACATCCGATGCCCCTGATGACACCTTGGAGTTTCTTTTGGTTAATCTTTTTTTTCACTTTAAAGATTCGGGATATAAGTATGTGAACATGGGCCTTGCGCCAATGTCGGGACTGGATCGCGCCAAGGATATTTCCGAACGAACCATGCGGTTTGCATACGAGGAGATACGAGTGTTTTCAAGATATAAAGGACTTCGAAATTTTAAGGAGAAGTTCTTCCCAGAGTGGCAAAATAGATATTTGGTGTATGAGCATGGCTACGACTTACTCCAATCGCCAGTTGCCTTGTCTAGGGTTTTTAAACAGTAA
- a CDS encoding SHOCT domain-containing protein yields MNSAEEINRLKKLLDQGAISEDEFQTLKKKVLSKAKFLHSEESSILKDGSNQENEVLNTEGVNDSNLEIKNSENKAFPKDKIAQYISIASLIYLVAMGIYLGSLDNSYISILLIIPISIVIYLFLFKALQLKFSKLISSLIMLSFPILIMASQFFNVNLYSKFTYNPNIKRVITYQYNAHGEKIPYEIYFIRKDSFEIVGGDTIYLKTGMHELFDENGIAKSKGLVENGIMRGEWFAKDKQIAFYCKFDNSINYDSILLITNHFNTQKEYYESYSMDIKVGKDKIVTNGFLDGSLGEEKLYGVFNGSFSIYYNDRIYVNGRFKYGYLDGICKYYTPEGKIYKTINYKNGNPFDLTVIDENIKTEPVQEMNGRERIVTSKLFNGNYHGSCKYYDKYGEVIAEGLYVDGNKHGKWKYYGRFEANYYSSEEYILTSIENYYNGHLHGLQTHYWSANGHYSDEIGNVVNYTEMYRYGKRHGKMTKYSSSETRKSKKIWYTEDWIDGELVENSTKYY; encoded by the coding sequence ATGAACTCAGCAGAAGAAATTAATAGACTTAAGAAACTTTTAGACCAAGGAGCTATAAGTGAAGATGAATTTCAGACCCTGAAAAAGAAAGTTCTATCAAAAGCGAAATTTCTTCATTCTGAAGAATCGTCAATTTTAAAAGATGGGTCAAATCAAGAGAATGAGGTGTTAAATACAGAAGGGGTGAACGATTCCAATCTAGAAATTAAAAATTCTGAAAATAAAGCATTTCCCAAAGACAAGATTGCACAATACATCAGTATTGCTTCATTAATATATTTAGTTGCAATGGGAATTTACTTAGGTAGTCTTGATAATTCTTACATTTCAATTCTCTTAATAATACCAATTTCAATAGTTATCTACCTTTTTTTGTTTAAAGCACTTCAATTAAAGTTTTCCAAACTGATTTCTTCATTAATAATGCTAAGTTTCCCTATTTTAATTATGGCTTCTCAATTCTTCAATGTCAATCTATACTCAAAGTTTACTTATAATCCCAATATTAAACGAGTTATTACTTATCAATACAATGCCCATGGGGAGAAAATCCCTTATGAAATTTACTTCATTCGAAAAGATTCATTTGAAATAGTTGGGGGTGATACAATTTACCTCAAGACAGGTATGCATGAACTGTTTGATGAAAATGGGATTGCCAAATCAAAAGGTCTTGTGGAAAATGGTATCATGAGAGGAGAGTGGTTTGCAAAAGACAAACAGATAGCATTCTATTGCAAATTTGATAATTCTATAAACTATGATTCTATTCTATTAATAACTAATCATTTTAACACTCAAAAAGAATATTATGAATCTTATTCAATGGATATTAAAGTTGGTAAAGATAAAATCGTTACTAATGGTTTTTTAGATGGTAGTTTAGGTGAAGAAAAACTATATGGTGTATTTAATGGTAGTTTTTCAATATACTATAATGATAGAATCTATGTGAATGGGAGATTTAAATATGGTTATTTAGATGGTATCTGCAAATACTATACCCCTGAGGGGAAAATATATAAAACTATAAATTACAAAAATGGTAATCCTTTTGATTTAACAGTTATTGACGAAAATATTAAGACTGAACCAGTACAAGAAATGAACGGTAGAGAAAGAATCGTAACTTCAAAATTGTTTAACGGTAATTATCATGGCAGTTGTAAGTATTACGATAAGTACGGTGAAGTTATTGCTGAAGGTCTATACGTAGATGGTAATAAGCATGGTAAGTGGAAGTACTATGGAAGGTTCGAAGCGAATTACTATTCTTCAGAAGAATATATTCTGACAAGTATTGAGAACTACTACAATGGTCATTTACATGGTTTGCAAACCCATTATTGGTCGGCTAATGGGCATTATTCTGATGAAATAGGAAATGTAGTTAATTACACCGAAATGTATCGATATGGGAAAAGACATGGGAAGATGACTAAATATTCAAGTAGTGAAACCAGAAAATCAAAAAAGATATGGTACACAGAGGATTGGATTGATGGAGAATTAGTAGAAAATTCAACGAAATATTATTAA